From a single Drosophila sulfurigaster albostrigata strain 15112-1811.04 chromosome 3, ASM2355843v2, whole genome shotgun sequence genomic region:
- the LOC133842868 gene encoding uncharacterized protein LOC133842868 yields the protein MNMNYFQMPYESDYSDDGTNKMGGMAQTFGQTQRPSSMPMMSMPTAPGMNMNQMQMPMGSMPQMSQMPMSSMTAMSYPMPMQPQQMGMMPSMAQGGGHQGSHMTMSPLSMPTMSQIPPGAVTPLASTTMMPVMGGIDGAGMNVVVPDLQPLSSMAQMGTNNQMSPMSPMPQIPQMQQQQQHGGRLTGGSSAGTANWMSYGNAANGSQMMPGNMWNYTQNYSNMQSSVPQPQQQQPQQQRMKSQYDYATNSSSYREARNGLNSPSMHDSMRLSRNGSDGKKVPHWR from the exons atgaatatgaattattttcaGATGCCATATGAATCCGATTATTCCGATGATGGCACCAACAAAATGGGTGGCATGGCTCAGACATTTGGCCAAACCCAACGTCCGTCTTCCATGCCAATGATGAGCATGCCAACTGCTCCTGGTATGAATATGAACCAGATGCAGATGCCGATGGGGAGCATGCCGCAGATGAGTCAGATGCCAATGTCTTCAATGACTGCCATGTCCTATCCGATGCCGATGCAGCCACAGCAGATGGGCATGATGCCATCGATGGCACAGGGTGGTGGTCACCAGGGCAGCCATATGACAATGTCGCCACTCTCAATGCCAACCATGTCGCAGATACCACCTGGAGCCGTAACGCCATTGGCCAGCACCACAATGATGCCCGTGATGGGTGGCATCGATGGGGCCGGTATGAATGTTGTTGTGCCCGATCTGCAGCCACTATCGTCTATGGCTCAAATGGGTACAAATAACCAAATGTCGCCGATGTCCCCAATGCCACAAATTCcacaaatgcagcagcaacagcaacatggtGGTAGATTAACAGGCGGTTCAAGTGCGGGCACCGCTAATTGGATGAGTTACGGCAATGCTGCCAACGGATCTCAAATGATGCCCGGCAATATGTGGAACTATACTCAAAACTATTCGAACATGCAGAGTAGTGTACcccagccacagcagcaacaaccgcaacaacagcGCATGAAATCACAGTACGATTACGCCACTAACTCCAGCAGCTACAGGGAGGCTCGCAACGGTTTAAA CTCCCCATCGATGCACGACTCTATGAGGCTCTCAAGGAATGGCAGTGATG GAAAAAAAGTTCCACATTGGCGTTAA